One region of Vespula vulgaris chromosome 9, iyVesVulg1.1, whole genome shotgun sequence genomic DNA includes:
- the LOC127066504 gene encoding protein ERGIC-53 → MKMAAEVRWLLVFLAFLTFTLVFADIPHRKFEYKYSFKPPYLAQKDRSVPFWEYGGNAIASAENVRVAPSLRSQKGAIWMKQPINFDWWEVDLMFRITGRGRIGADGLAFWYTGAKGAYNGTVFGSSDQWNGLGVFFDSFDNDNKHNNPYIMAVQNDGTKIFDHANDGTTQLLAGCLRDFRNKPFATRARIEYYQNVLTLFFHSGMTNNDQDYETCFRVENVILPKSGYFGVSAATGGLADDHDVIHFLTTSLHPPGQLPTDSYKVSVEDQVKLSQEYQDYQKKLEQQKEEYHREHPDQRREKDEFEEYFETDNQRELRQIFSGQSQMFNVLRELSRKLDEIVGRQERTISLISQVQVGGVGGQGQPIQLIDTIRRQEVDAVLKNQNILISTVQEIRSFIGDVNSKSDNILNNQARNPTAQVQPMGYDYQAIISEMRDRLNVLMRDIAQTNTKLADCPTTNCLTTMMFLLFVAIQMIILLAYSLYRDNKEAQAKKFY, encoded by the exons ATGAAGATGGCTGCCGAGGTGAGGTGGCTCTTAGTATTTCTCGCATTTCTAACATTTACTCTTGTTTTTGCCGATATTCCTCATCGAAAATTTGAGTATAAATACTCCTTTAAGCCACCATATCTCGCGCAAAAGGATAGATCAGTACCTTTTTGGGAATATGGAGGAA atGCTATTGCAAGTGCAGAAAACGTTAGAGTAGCTCCATCATTAAGAAGTCAAAAGG GTGCAATATGGATGAAACAACCAATTAACTTTGATTGGTGGGAAGTGGACTTAATGTTCAGAATTACTGGTCGTGGTAGAATAGGTGCGGATGGTTTAGCATTTTGGTATACTGGTGCCAAGGGTGCTTATAATGGCACCGTTTTTGGTAGTTCTGATCAATGGAACGGCCTTGGAGTTTTCTTTGACTCCTTTGATAATGacaataaacataataatccATATATTATGGCTGTGCAAAATGATGGCACAAAAATTTTTGATCACGCTAA CGATGGTACAACACAATTACTGGCAGGTTGTTTAAGAGATTTTCGTAATAAACCTTTTGCAACACGCGCAAGAATAGAATATTACCAGAATGTATTAACG TTATTTTTCCATAGTGGTATGACAAATAATGATCAAGATTATGAGACTTGTTTCCGTGtggaaaatgtaattttaccAAAGTCTGGATATTTTGGTGTGTCAGCAGCTACAG GTGGTTTGGCTGATGATCACGACGTAATACATTTCTTAACAACATCTTTACATCCACCTGGTCAATTACCTACAGATAGTTACAAAGTTTCTGTGGAAGATCAAGTTAAACTAAGTCAAGAATATCAAGATTACCAAAAAAAATTGGAAcaacaaaaggaagaatatcacag AGAACATCCGGACCaacgtagagagaaagatgaatttGAAGAATATTTCGAGACAGACAATCAGAGAGAATTGAGACAGATTTTCTCTGGTCAAAGTCAAATGTTCAATGTCTTAAGAGAACTTAGCAGGAAGCTAGATGAAATTGTTGGAAGACAAGAAAGGACGATAAGTTTAATTTCACAAGTTCAAGTGGGTG gAGTAGGAGGACAAGGACAGCCAATTCAGTTAATAGATACAATTCGTCGGCAAGAAGTTGATGCTGTtcttaaaaatcaaaatattttaatcagtACTGTTCAAGAAATTAGATCTTTTATAGGCGATGTTAATTCTAAATCAgataacattttaaataatcaagCACGTAATCCAACGGCtcaa gtGCAACCAATGGGTTATGATTATCAAGCAATAATATCTGAAATGCGGGATAGACTTAACGTATTGATGAGAGATATTGCACAAACTAATACAAAATTAGCAGATTGTCCAACAACAAATTGTTTAACAACAATGATGTTCCTTTTATTTGTGGCTAtacaaatgataatattattagcaTACAGTTTATATCG GGATAATAAAGAAGCACAGgctaaaaagttttattag
- the LOC127066506 gene encoding vesicle transport through interaction with t-SNAREs homolog 1A — translation MASLIDNYEQQYAVLTADITAKIGRIRVQSGSEKRAFIQDVDREIEEAQELLEQMELEVRGMSGNARDRLRGRVESHRAELKRLTQEFQSAKRPNEDVIDIAAEESWESNVTEDQKKRLLDASDRIDRTGRTLQNGYRMVLETEEIGSQVLKDLHDQRETIQRGRGRLRDTDAELGRGSRLLTGMIVRSLQQRLILAVVALVLIIVMCFVVYYSFKSKS, via the exons ATGGCGTCGCTCATTGACAACTACGAACAACAATACGCTGTTTTGACAGCTGACATCACTGCAAAAATCGGGAGAATAAGAGTTCAAAGCGGTa GTGAGAAAAGAGCATTTATTCAAGATGTTGATCGGGAAATCGAAGAAGCTCAAGAATtg CTTGAGCAAATGGAACTGGAAGTTCGTGGGATGAGTGGAAATGCCCGTGACCGTTTACGTGGTCGTGTGGAAAGTCATAGGGCGGAATTAAAACGATTAACACAAGAATTTCAGTCAGCAAAAAGACCAAATGAGGATGTTATTGATATAGCTGCAGAAGAGTCATGGGAAAGCAATGTAACAGAAgatcagaaaaaaagattattagatGCTTCTGACAGAATAGATAGAACTGGAAGAACATTGCAGAACGGTTATCGCATGGTATTAGAGACTGAGGAAATTGGTTCGCAAGTTCTAAAAGATTTACATGatcaaagagaaacgataCAAAGAGGTCGAGGACGG TTACGAGACACGGATGCAGAACTAGGACGTGGATCTCGTTTATTAACAGGGATGATCGTACGAAGTCTTCAACAAAGATTAATTTTAGCAGTAGTAGCtttagtattaataatagtcATGTGTTTTGTGGTGTATTATAGCTTTAAGtctaaaagttaa